From a region of the Pseudoclavibacter endophyticus genome:
- a CDS encoding MMPL family transporter: protein MALFLYRIGRFSFHHPWRVIVTWLVLLGAALGAGIVLGGEMRESFDIPGTESQEALDRLNNVFPEVAGASASVVIAAPAGESVEGPVTTEAIAAAVVAIGDIDGVAQVVSPFSEFATDAVSPDAQAAIITVQFEGQVSEITEDQKDALIAATEQSVAGGASAAYSGSIFEDLEYGLTVTEAIGVLFAAFVLVVAFGSVLAAGLPLASALVAVGTTIGGILVVAAMTSVSSATPLLAVMIGIAVGIDYALFVLSRHRHQLANGLDPDESAATAVGTAGNAVIFAGVTVMIALVGLLIVGIPFLGVMGVAAAIAVFLAMTAAVTLLPSLFGLAGERLRPKAGSRAHRRESGADAKPTMGRRWVRIVLRAPWVFVVLVVGVLGAVALPALDLRLALPSAAGEQQGSVARDGYDAVAEHFGEGANGPLLVMLDITRADNDTLMDDLAAVSSEVAAVSGVKTAGDALPNPTVDSAIIQVIPTSGPADPATLDVVNALRELAPQVEDEYGIGLSVTGYTAVAIDISDRLDQALVPFALVVVGLAFLLLMMVFRSVLVPLKAALSFLLSIFAAFGVVVAIFQWGWFADAMHVVPGPIISFMPVLLMAIIFGLAMDYEVFLVSGMREAHVRGEKPRAAIEHGFAQGARVVTAAALIMFFVFAAFVPEGAGVIKAIALGLAVGIAFDAFLVRMTLVPALMAIMGKWAWWLPRWLDRLLPELDIEGEHLRHHRDDAGWALSSVEYAAIGAEKVVCGDARFALGPVSFEVPHSSVLIVQGIDEDRRVFAATLAGRLSPARGRLHVLGRPLPGDAVQVRGLVATATLDAVPERAEGASVAELLRERLVRVGEPATPDAVRALVDDVTAAMHVIGASDPTMSLDSRLADLDPLARSLVIAQLALAEYPSVFVADLGTLSTGTDATETVGRLIDGLTRIAPGDVTIVAGTSLGLDVVAATHRISNTARPVAWLELEPGATAGFIRRADPLPRPGDAEPATDTDANADSAWTPDDFALTDRSVPIGTEVATASAEPDRTAPLTDSHGKDVLR, encoded by the coding sequence TTGGCCCTCTTCCTCTACCGCATCGGCCGTTTCTCCTTTCATCACCCGTGGCGGGTCATCGTCACCTGGCTCGTGCTGCTCGGCGCCGCACTCGGGGCCGGTATCGTCCTCGGCGGCGAGATGCGCGAATCATTCGACATTCCCGGCACCGAGTCCCAAGAGGCGCTCGACCGCCTGAACAACGTCTTCCCCGAGGTCGCGGGCGCGAGCGCGAGCGTCGTCATCGCCGCCCCCGCGGGGGAATCGGTCGAGGGACCCGTGACGACCGAGGCGATCGCCGCGGCCGTCGTCGCGATCGGCGACATCGACGGGGTCGCGCAGGTCGTCTCGCCATTCTCGGAGTTCGCGACCGATGCGGTCAGCCCCGACGCGCAGGCCGCCATCATCACGGTGCAGTTCGAGGGCCAGGTCTCCGAGATCACGGAGGACCAGAAGGATGCGCTGATCGCGGCCACCGAGCAGAGCGTCGCAGGGGGAGCGTCGGCCGCCTACAGCGGCTCCATCTTCGAGGACCTCGAGTACGGGCTGACCGTGACGGAGGCGATCGGCGTACTGTTCGCCGCCTTCGTGCTCGTGGTGGCGTTCGGTTCGGTGCTCGCCGCGGGGCTGCCCCTCGCCTCGGCGCTCGTCGCCGTCGGCACGACGATAGGCGGCATCCTCGTCGTCGCCGCCATGACGAGCGTCTCGAGCGCGACGCCGCTGCTCGCCGTGATGATCGGCATCGCCGTCGGCATCGACTACGCGCTCTTCGTCCTCTCGCGGCATCGTCACCAGCTGGCGAACGGGCTCGACCCCGATGAATCCGCCGCGACGGCCGTCGGAACCGCGGGCAACGCCGTCATCTTCGCCGGCGTGACGGTCATGATCGCCCTCGTTGGCCTGCTCATCGTCGGCATCCCCTTCCTCGGCGTCATGGGAGTCGCGGCCGCGATCGCCGTGTTCCTCGCCATGACGGCCGCCGTGACCCTGCTGCCCTCGCTGTTCGGGCTCGCGGGGGAGCGCCTGCGCCCGAAGGCGGGCTCGCGCGCCCACCGCCGCGAGAGCGGAGCCGACGCCAAGCCGACGATGGGCCGCCGCTGGGTGCGCATCGTGCTGCGGGCGCCCTGGGTGTTCGTCGTGCTCGTGGTCGGCGTCCTCGGCGCGGTCGCCCTGCCCGCGCTCGACCTGCGTCTCGCGCTCCCGTCGGCAGCGGGAGAGCAGCAGGGATCGGTTGCCCGCGACGGCTACGACGCCGTCGCCGAGCACTTCGGGGAGGGCGCCAACGGCCCGCTCCTCGTGATGCTCGACATCACGCGCGCCGACAACGACACCCTGATGGACGATCTGGCGGCCGTCTCGAGCGAGGTCGCCGCCGTCTCGGGTGTGAAGACCGCGGGGGACGCGCTGCCGAACCCGACGGTCGACTCGGCGATCATCCAGGTGATCCCGACGAGTGGACCCGCCGACCCCGCGACGCTCGATGTCGTCAACGCGCTTCGGGAACTCGCGCCGCAGGTCGAAGACGAGTACGGCATCGGCCTGAGCGTCACCGGCTACACGGCCGTCGCGATCGACATCTCCGACCGGCTCGACCAGGCGCTGGTGCCGTTCGCACTCGTGGTCGTCGGCCTGGCCTTCCTGCTGCTCATGATGGTGTTCCGTTCGGTGCTCGTGCCGCTCAAGGCGGCCCTGAGCTTCCTGCTGAGCATCTTCGCGGCATTCGGCGTCGTCGTCGCCATCTTCCAGTGGGGCTGGTTCGCCGACGCCATGCACGTCGTGCCGGGGCCGATCATCTCGTTCATGCCCGTGCTGCTCATGGCGATCATCTTTGGACTCGCGATGGACTACGAGGTGTTCCTCGTGTCGGGCATGCGCGAGGCACACGTCCGAGGCGAGAAGCCCCGCGCGGCGATCGAGCACGGCTTCGCACAGGGCGCGCGCGTCGTGACGGCCGCCGCACTCATCATGTTCTTCGTCTTCGCCGCATTCGTCCCGGAGGGCGCCGGCGTGATCAAGGCCATCGCCCTCGGCCTGGCGGTCGGCATCGCCTTCGACGCGTTCCTCGTGCGCATGACGCTCGTGCCCGCGCTCATGGCCATCATGGGCAAGTGGGCGTGGTGGCTGCCCCGGTGGCTCGACCGTCTGCTGCCCGAGCTCGACATCGAGGGCGAGCACCTGCGGCACCACCGCGACGACGCGGGCTGGGCGCTCTCGTCGGTCGAGTACGCGGCGATCGGCGCCGAGAAGGTCGTGTGCGGAGACGCGCGGTTCGCCCTCGGCCCCGTGAGCTTCGAGGTGCCCCACAGCTCGGTGCTCATCGTTCAGGGCATCGACGAAGACCGGCGCGTGTTCGCCGCGACGCTCGCGGGCCGGCTCTCGCCGGCCCGCGGCCGCCTGCACGTACTGGGCCGGCCGCTGCCGGGCGACGCCGTACAGGTGCGCGGGCTCGTCGCCACGGCAACGCTCGACGCGGTGCCGGAGCGCGCGGAGGGCGCCTCGGTTGCCGAGCTGCTGCGCGAACGGCTCGTGCGCGTCGGCGAACCGGCGACGCCGGATGCGGTGCGCGCCCTGGTCGACGACGTGACGGCCGCGATGCACGTGATCGGGGCATCCGACCCCACCATGTCCCTCGACTCGAGGCTCGCCGACCTCGACCCGCTTGCCCGGAGCCTCGTCATCGCACAGCTCGCCCTCGCCGAGTACCCGAGCGTTTTCGTGGCCGACCTCGGCACGCTCTCGACCGGCACCGACGCGACCGAGACGGTGGGCAGGCTCATCGACGGGCTCACCCGTATCGCGCCCGGGGACGTCACGATCGTTGCCGGCACGTCGCTCGGCCTCGACGTCGTCGCGGCGACCCATCGAATTTCGAACACGGCCCGCCCCGTCGCGTGGCTCGAGCTGGAACCGGGCGCGACGGCCGGGTTCATCCGCCGCGCCGACCCGCTGCCGAGGCCTGGGGACGCCGAGCCGGCGACCGACACCGACGCGAACGCCGACAGCGCGTGGACACCAGATGACTTCGCACTGACCGACCGCTCCGTTCCCATCGGCACGGAGGTGGCCACGGCATCCGCCGAACCCGATCGCACCGCACCGCTGACTGACTCGCATGGAAAGGACGTGCTCCGATGA
- a CDS encoding YhgE/Pip domain-containing protein, with product MTGRTGSTDTTTAVSPDERARKRRNILLAIVLPIVLAIAYLAGMSAADARSSAIPALIVNEDEMVEQTAADGSTSQVVAGRLLVSHLMSPENSYGFDWQLADAQTAVDSLARGDAYVVISIPSNFSASVVSLGTDDPQPARLQITTDQAHDYLSAQAASVLADAVVAQFGQSVTEMIAIGLVQGFDATGEGFQDAAHGAGQLASGADQLEDGFTSYTQGQAEITAGLNEAASGAEQLATGTSQYVAGVDAFAVGASEYAAGAGEFASGASQYISGAQALAAGIGPYTQGVGGVTAQLGAANTAASELAASAAAVANATSGLESAAGALSAAESSYQGGVADELASTADNAAALQAMCPQLPEEQQADCHERTGAISSSAGNATALFDSIFAEDLSGASAAVSQTDALTSKAGEVASLVASANGTAQTVNASSADLADGAQGLAENADPLLAGADQLTAGSEQISSGASQLQAAGAEVTSGTSELSAGIGQLAEGQSQLAEANPALADGLLGLVDGASDLETGLQSGAEQAGGFGDSESYADVLAHPVRADVISQHDPRFGGMLAALSVPIAAWLAAFVTMLARRLITPEALESTASTSRLVRQAFLRLGVPVLGATLGVAVIAHIVGAPWGGILGTITLGALLALAVTAMHLLFVSLFGRRGGAIASLVGLGLQLATLRIILPTELRTGWAELLATFAPLSHASAGLQLIYAGGSAGAVVMSYIALLLIALLSGAAAWLIYERKRRTSLDHLVNLRSIGRPLQPSDV from the coding sequence ATGACCGGCCGCACGGGCTCCACCGACACCACCACCGCAGTCTCGCCAGACGAGCGGGCGCGGAAGCGCCGCAACATCCTCCTCGCGATCGTGTTGCCGATCGTGCTCGCCATCGCCTATCTCGCGGGCATGTCGGCGGCCGATGCGCGCAGCAGCGCGATTCCCGCGCTCATCGTGAACGAAGACGAGATGGTTGAGCAGACCGCGGCCGACGGCAGCACCTCGCAGGTCGTCGCGGGGCGTCTGCTCGTCTCGCACCTCATGTCGCCCGAGAACTCCTACGGATTCGACTGGCAGCTCGCCGACGCGCAGACCGCGGTCGATTCGCTCGCGCGGGGCGACGCGTACGTCGTCATATCGATCCCGTCAAACTTCTCGGCGAGCGTGGTCTCCCTCGGTACCGACGACCCACAGCCCGCCCGCCTGCAGATCACGACCGATCAGGCGCACGACTACCTGTCGGCGCAGGCGGCCTCAGTGCTCGCGGATGCGGTGGTCGCGCAGTTCGGGCAGAGCGTCACCGAGATGATCGCCATCGGGCTCGTGCAGGGATTCGACGCGACGGGCGAGGGTTTCCAGGACGCGGCGCACGGGGCCGGCCAGCTCGCGAGCGGTGCCGACCAGCTCGAAGACGGCTTCACGAGCTACACGCAGGGCCAGGCGGAGATCACCGCGGGCCTGAACGAGGCGGCAAGCGGCGCCGAGCAGCTCGCGACTGGGACCTCACAGTACGTCGCCGGCGTCGACGCGTTCGCGGTCGGCGCGTCGGAGTACGCGGCCGGGGCCGGGGAGTTCGCCTCGGGCGCGAGCCAGTACATCTCGGGCGCACAGGCGCTCGCGGCCGGCATCGGGCCGTACACGCAGGGTGTCGGCGGCGTGACAGCGCAGCTCGGCGCCGCGAACACCGCCGCGTCGGAGCTCGCGGCGTCGGCCGCAGCGGTCGCGAACGCCACGAGCGGCCTCGAATCGGCGGCAGGTGCGCTCTCGGCCGCCGAGTCGAGCTATCAGGGCGGCGTCGCGGACGAGCTGGCGAGCACCGCCGACAACGCGGCGGCGCTGCAGGCCATGTGCCCGCAGCTTCCCGAGGAGCAGCAGGCCGATTGCCACGAACGCACTGGCGCCATCTCCTCGTCCGCCGGCAACGCGACCGCGCTGTTCGACAGCATCTTCGCGGAGGACCTCTCTGGCGCATCCGCGGCCGTGAGCCAGACGGACGCGCTCACGTCGAAGGCGGGCGAGGTCGCATCGCTCGTCGCGAGCGCGAACGGCACGGCGCAGACCGTGAACGCGTCGAGCGCCGACCTCGCCGACGGCGCGCAGGGCCTCGCCGAGAACGCCGACCCGCTGCTCGCGGGCGCCGACCAGCTCACCGCCGGGAGCGAGCAGATCTCCTCGGGCGCGTCGCAGCTGCAGGCCGCCGGCGCCGAGGTGACGTCGGGAACGAGTGAGCTGTCCGCGGGTATCGGCCAGCTCGCCGAGGGGCAGAGCCAGCTCGCCGAGGCGAACCCCGCGCTGGCCGACGGCCTGCTGGGCCTCGTCGACGGCGCGTCCGACCTCGAAACGGGTCTGCAGTCGGGAGCGGAGCAGGCGGGCGGATTCGGTGACTCCGAGAGCTACGCCGACGTCCTCGCTCACCCGGTGAGGGCCGACGTGATCTCGCAGCACGACCCCCGCTTCGGGGGCATGCTCGCGGCGCTCTCGGTGCCCATCGCCGCCTGGCTCGCGGCATTCGTCACGATGCTCGCCCGCAGGCTCATCACGCCAGAAGCGCTGGAGTCGACCGCGTCGACGTCACGCCTCGTCCGGCAGGCCTTCCTGCGTCTCGGCGTGCCGGTACTCGGCGCGACCCTCGGCGTCGCGGTCATCGCCCACATCGTCGGCGCACCGTGGGGTGGCATCCTCGGCACCATCACGCTCGGCGCGCTTCTCGCGCTCGCGGTCACGGCCATGCACCTGCTGTTCGTCTCGCTGTTCGGGCGCCGCGGCGGTGCCATCGCCTCGCTCGTGGGCCTCGGGCTGCAGCTCGCGACGCTGCGCATCATCCTGCCGACCGAGTTGCGCACCGGCTGGGCCGAGCTGCTCGCGACGTTCGCGCCCCTCTCGCACGCGTCGGCCGGCCTGCAGCTGATCTACGCTGGCGGCAGCGCCGGGGCCGTGGTCATGTCGTACATCGCGCTGCTGCTCATCGCACTGCTCTCGGGTGCGGCGGCGTGGCTCATCTACGAGCGGAAACGACGAACGAGCCTCGACCATCTCGTCAACCTGCGATCCATCGGCAGGCCGCTGCAACCCAGCGACGTGTAG
- a CDS encoding Pr6Pr family membrane protein yields MNARSRRAATPVGLLRLALAAAIIIAIAATHLDTASRTTVVLVNMYGYFTVQSNLIGAAALIVSAALTLTRREPSTLSTLLRALATTCLVIVGLVYAVLLAPLGAAGGVPLPWANVVMHVVSPIAIAIDWLLVGDRRRVAVSRFWVPLIYPVAWTIVVLIRGATDGWVPYPFLNPAQGYDVVALYAVAIAVLFGVASALALWVTRLPGLLLRRP; encoded by the coding sequence ATGAACGCACGCTCGCGACGGGCAGCGACGCCCGTCGGGCTTCTGCGACTCGCCCTCGCGGCCGCCATCATCATCGCGATCGCCGCGACCCATCTCGACACTGCCAGCCGCACCACGGTCGTGCTCGTCAACATGTACGGCTACTTCACGGTGCAGTCGAACCTGATCGGCGCCGCGGCCCTGATCGTGTCGGCGGCGCTCACGCTCACCCGCCGCGAACCGTCCACGCTCTCGACCCTGTTGCGTGCGCTCGCGACAACCTGTCTCGTGATCGTCGGACTCGTCTACGCCGTCCTCCTCGCGCCGCTCGGGGCCGCGGGCGGCGTGCCGCTGCCGTGGGCCAACGTCGTCATGCACGTGGTCTCGCCGATCGCGATCGCGATCGACTGGTTGCTCGTTGGCGACCGCAGGCGCGTCGCCGTCTCGCGGTTCTGGGTGCCGCTGATCTACCCGGTCGCGTGGACCATCGTCGTGCTCATCCGCGGCGCCACCGACGGCTGGGTGCCGTACCCGTTCCTCAACCCCGCCCAGGGGTACGACGTCGTCGCGCTGTACGCGGTCGCGATCGCCGTGTTGTTCGGCGTCGCGAGTGCACTGGCGCTCTGGGTCACCCGCTTGCCCGGTCTGCTCCTTCGCCGGCCCTGA
- a CDS encoding sugar phosphate isomerase/epimerase family protein, whose translation MSTSCTFPKPVASAFRIAREVGFDGIEIMVATEQASRSADLLKAQIDKHQLPVLSIHAPVLFYTQFVWGTDPEQKLVRTAQLARDVGASTVVVHPPFRWQRGYAERFLDIVRRIQGETGIEMAVENMFPWKVSGRALRAYLPGTNPVEMDCDALTIDFSHAALSGDDALQMAIDAGDRLRHVHLCDGQAPAANEKVFDEHLLPGEGGQPVAETLQYLADINWQGHVVAEVKTGTAKYEAQRIEKLRRTLAFAREHLRLDVGADAEQRERSDPSAA comes from the coding sequence ATGAGTACGTCGTGCACGTTTCCCAAGCCGGTGGCCTCGGCGTTCCGCATCGCGCGAGAGGTCGGCTTCGACGGGATCGAGATCATGGTCGCAACCGAGCAGGCCAGCCGGTCGGCCGATCTGCTGAAGGCTCAGATCGACAAGCACCAGCTGCCCGTGCTGTCGATCCACGCGCCCGTGCTCTTCTACACGCAGTTCGTGTGGGGCACCGACCCCGAGCAGAAGCTCGTGCGCACGGCGCAGCTCGCGCGCGACGTCGGCGCGTCGACGGTCGTGGTGCATCCGCCGTTCCGATGGCAGCGGGGTTACGCCGAACGGTTCCTCGACATCGTTCGCCGCATCCAGGGCGAGACCGGCATCGAGATGGCCGTCGAGAACATGTTCCCGTGGAAGGTCTCGGGGCGCGCGCTTCGCGCCTACCTGCCAGGGACGAACCCGGTCGAGATGGACTGCGACGCCCTCACCATCGACTTCTCGCACGCCGCGCTCTCGGGCGATGACGCCCTGCAGATGGCGATCGACGCGGGCGACCGGTTGCGCCACGTGCACCTGTGCGACGGCCAGGCGCCCGCCGCCAACGAGAAGGTGTTCGATGAGCACCTGCTGCCCGGCGAGGGCGGCCAGCCCGTCGCCGAGACGCTGCAGTACCTCGCCGACATCAACTGGCAGGGGCACGTCGTGGCCGAGGTCAAGACGGGAACGGCGAAGTACGAGGCGCAGCGCATCGAGAAGCTGCGTCGGACGCTCGCGTTCGCACGCGAGCACCTGCGCCTCGATGTGGGCGCCGACGCCGAGCAACGCGAGCGCTCCGACCCCTCGGCCGCGTAA